GTTGACCAGCCGAATGCCTTCCACCGTCCCGTCGTTCAGGTTCACCTGGGTGATCTCCGCGCCGGTGCCGGCGAGCGAGTCGGGGTCCACCGCAAATCCGTGGTTCTGCGAGGTGATCGTAACCGTGCCGTCAAGGAGGTCTTTCACCGGGTGATTACTGCCACGGTGCCCAAACTTCATTTTGTAGGTGCTTCCGCCGACGGCATGACATAGCAGCTGATTGCCGAGGCAAATGCCGAACAGCGGTTTGCGACCGATGAGGCTGCGCACGGTTTCGATGACGTCGTTGAGGCGGGCCGGGTCGCCCGGGCCGGGGCTGAGCAATACCGCATCGGGGTTCCACTCCAAAATCTCATCCGCGGGCGTGAGCGCAGGAACCACGAGGGTCTTCACGCCGAGCGCGGCGAACCGGCGGAGTATGTTGTATTTAAGGCCGCAGTCGATGGCGATGATGCGCGCCTTGGCCGGGCCCTCTTGCCATTCGCTGATGCTCTCTCGTCCGACGGAGCCCCAAGAGTACGGCACTTTGGTGGTGACAGTCCGCACGTACTCGCGGTCTTGGTAAGCCTGTGCGCCTTGCAATCGAGCCACCGCGCCTTCGGGCTCCGGCGTGATCATGCCCATGGTAGCGCCGCGCTCGCGGATGGCCAAAGTGATGGCGCGGGTATCAATGCCAGCGATGCCGGTGAGATTGCGCTCCGCCATGAGCGTGCTCATACTTTTGTTCGAGCGCCAGTTGCTGGGTTGCTCGCAGATTTCGCGGACGATAACCCCGCTCGGCTGCAGACGATCGGATTCGAAGTCGTCTTCGTTGATGCCGTAGTTGCCGATGAGCGGGTAGGTGAAGTTGACGATTTGCCCGGCGTAGCTAGGGTCGGTGAGGATTTCTTGGTAGCCGGTCATGCCGGTGTTGAACACGACCTCGCCAACGGTTTCTTGCTGGCCGCCGAAGGAAACCCCTTCAAAGACCTCGCCCGTGCCCAGCACCAAGTACGCCTTCACCGGAGAGTCAGGATACCAGACCCCCTTAAGGTTGCGAAACCGGGCGCGCTACTTCTTGTCGGGGAACCACTTCACGTGCCCGTCTGCGAATGCCACTGCGCGGCCACCGGGGCCGGGCATAAAGCCTAGTTCGGTCTCCGCCGGATTTTCGATCGTTAGGAAATTACGTGGTCCCCTGTACGTGAACGTGAAGCCATTGAGGATTGACAGGTCCCTGATGTACGGGCCAACCTGACTGAGCTGAAAATTCTCCGGTAACAGATCATCGTTATCGCTCAGGAAAATCAGGAGGGCAAGCGCGGATTGCTTGGCGTCTGACATCGCCTTGGTTTTGGCCGCGGCGTTGGCCATCGCAGCTTCTTCTTCAGGCGTAAGTCGATTGATATCGCAGCTAAACACGTGGGCTTGCGACATGTAGATCAGTCGCTTTCCATCACTGGAAATCATGGCCGAGATCACGCCGCTCGCGACGACCGCGCCGGGGGATTCGGGCGAAGTCGAGAGTTGCAAGACATTGCCGATAAGGTCATTTTTCTCGCCTTCGAACGCCGGTGCGAAAACCACGCTTAAAGGGCCCGGCTTTGGCCTCTCCAACATGGGCATGGTGTAGTTGACCCACCCAGAGGGGCTCCAAGCGCGGGCGGTTTGTTTCTTAAACGATTGGGCGATCAGCTGGTCTTCGCTCATCAAGAACTGAGTCTGATTATCGGGCATGTCGGCGGGGGGAGCCAACTTAGCGGCGGCACTTGCCGACCAGGCCCGCGAATAGTAGTTCATTTCACGGTCGTAAAGGAAAAGCGTTTTGGAATTTCGCGAGTATCCGATGAGATAGAAATCGGGAGGAATCTCGGTCTGTTGGCCCGTAAGCAAGTCGTAGGCGTACTGCTTTCCGCTAAGCGTGCGGATGCTCGCCAGGTCTGTCTGGATATCATCGAGGTTCGCGGCTTCGGAAACAACGAGTTGCGGGAGCCGAACGATAAACGATCCGCTTGCCGAAGGAACTCGCGCCCAAATTGGCATTGGCGGTGGCGTTTGCGCGAAACCCACGGAGCCCAACAAGACTAGAAACGCCGAAGCGGAGAGCAGCTTCATACCATTTCGACGGACGCAAGCCAAGGAAGTGTTCGCACTGGCGAGCAACTTGCTACGTTAGAATAGTAGCGATGGACGAGCTTAGCCCCCGAAAGAAGATGATCCTCGGCGCGGTTGTGGTGGAGTACATCGATTCAACCGAACCAGTGGCGAGCGAGACGGTGCTGAACAAGTACAACCTGAACGTGAGCTCGGCCACGGTCCGCAATGAGTTTGCCGACCTCAGCGAGTTGGGTTATCTGGCCAAACCCCACACCAGCGCGGGCCGCATTCCCAGCGACCGCGGGTACCGCTACTTTGTGGATTTCATGCGGCAGCCGCAAGACGTGGGCGCCGACGACCACGCGAAAATGCGCAAGGTCACTCGCGATGGTGACGTCCTACAAACCGTTCTGCGCGACACGATTCGCCTGCTGAGCCGCTCGACGATGCTCCTGAGCGGAGCCACGATTAGCCGCAACACCAAAATCAAAGTTCGGCACGCGGTGATCTCCGCGCTTGGCCCGGGCTCGGCGCTGCTGGTGCTCATGCTCAGCAACGGGCACGTCGAAAACCGCATGGTCGAGCTTCCCGCGGGAACCACTCTGGAGCAAATTGGCGAATGCAACCATTTGGTGAGCGAACTCGTGAGCGGCAAGACGCTGCGCGAGGTGATGGCCCTTAAGAGTGCCGCGCCCGGCGTGGGACCGCTCGCCACGGTTCTGAGTCAGATTCGCACGATCGCCAAAGACCTCACCAAGGGCGCGCTTCTCACTGAGGGCAGCGAGTTCCTCATGGGGCAACCGGAGCTTCAACGCGACGAGCGGCTCTTCCCGTTGCTCGTGCAAGCGCTGCAAGATGACGAAGGCTTCTATCAGCAGCTCGGCGACTCGGCGCACGAGGTGACGATCGGCAGCGAAAACGCCGACCAGCGCTTGCAGCCGTTCACCATCATACGGCGCAGTTTTTTCGTGGGCGACGACGAGGCGGGCACCGTCGCCGTGGTCGGCCCGACGCGCCTCAACTACAATCGCAACCTCAGCTACGTCGAGTTCACGGCCCGCGCGATTAGCGACATGCTCAACCGGATTCGCTAATCTTTGCCGGTCGCGTCGTGGAGCGCTCGCTCCAGTCGTCTGTCGGGCACGAGCCACATGAGCGCGACGCCAATGTAGAGGGCAATCCCCACGATTGGCTGCCACACCGACGCGCCGATTCCGACCGCGTAGATCAAGAGCGACACTCGGCCTTTCACGTCATCGCCAATTGCCTCGTGGAGCACCGAGCCGCGTCCGTGATGGCAAATCAGGGCATGAGTGAGAATCCAGTACGCCACGCCGGCCATCAGCAACACCATTCCGTAGGCGATCACGGGACCGCGGTGGTTCAGTCCTTCGGCATTGACCCAGGCGGTCATAAACGGGAACAGGCTGAGCCAAAACAGCAGATGCATGTTGGCCCAGAGCACGCGCCCGTTCACCGACTTCACCGCTTGCATCAGGTGGTGGTGATTGTTCCAATAGATTCCCACGTAAATGAAGCCAAGCAAGTACGAAAACAGGGTCGGCAAGGAGTGCGAGAGATCCTTGAGTTCGGCCCCGCCGGGCTCCTTGAGCTCCAGCACCATGATCGTGATGACGATGGCGAGCACGCCATCGGAAAAGGCCTCGAGGCGTGTTTTTGTCATCCCCAGTGCATCTCGTTGTCGCCGGCCAGCGATTGATACACCGCAAATTGGCCCATGTGATAGAGGTTGTGCACCGCAATGAACTGCAAATATTCGTAGAGTGAATCGGGCTTGTCCTGCCCCGGAATCTCCACGTCCACGCCGAAGTCTTCGGTGGCACGAATGAGCTCGATCATCGGCTGCAGCGACGCACGGAAGTCGGCGATGCCGGCGGCCTTGTCGCCGTAACCTTCGGGCGCAATGGCCCACGGCGAACCCTCGGGCGGAGGCGCAAGCTCGGTTTTGCAGACTCGAGTGAACGCCCGGCGATTAATCGCCGCGCATTCGTACACGATGTCGCGGGGAACGCGGGCCACTCCGCCCGGGCTTGTCGAGTAGGTGGTCTCGCTAAGCGCCCCGACCATGGCGGGGAAGGTCAGCAATATTCGCTCGTACAAAGAGAGCAACGCGGCCTGGGGGTTCATGCCGAAAGCCTACCACCGAGTCGGCGGGTAGTACAATCTCGGCTGTAATGGAACCGATCTCTTCGCAGGTCAACCTCAACGACGAGGACTTTCGTGTCAACCGCGAGCGCATGGACGCCATCATGGCCGAGTATCGGCAACGGATGGCCCGGGCGATGGCGGGCGGCGGCGAGGAGGCGCTGGCCAAGCACAAGAAGCGCGGCAAGCTCACGGCCCGCGAGCGAATCGAGCGGCTTCTTGATGAAGGGGCATCGTTCCTGGAGTTCTCCACCTTGGCCGCCGAGGACATGTACGGCGGGGACGCGCCGGGCGCCGGGGTTGTCACGGGCATCGCCCGGGTGCATGGCCGCGAGTGCGTGGTGGTGGCCAACGACGCCACCGTGAAGGGCGGAACCTACTTCCCGATGACGGTGAAGAAGCACCTTCGCGCCCAGGAAATCGCCCTCGAAAACCATCTGCCTTGCATCTACCTGGTGGATTCGGGCGGCGCGTTTCTGCCGTTGCAAAGCGAAGTGTTTCCCGACCGCGACCACTTCGGCCGGATTTTTTACAACCAAGCTCAAATGGCCGCGCGCAAGATTCCGCAGATTGCGGCCGTAATGGGCTCGTGCACCGCGGGCGGTGCTTATGTGCCCGCGATGAGCGACGAAACCGTTATTGTCCGCGGCCAAGGGACGATCTTTTTGGGCGGACCGCCCTTGGTGAAGGCGGCGACCGGGGAAGTGGTGAGTGCTGAAGACCTCGGCGGCGCGGTCGTTCACACCGGAGTGAGTGGCGTGGCCGATCACCTGGCCGAGGATGACGAGCACGCGCTGGAGATCATCCGCAATATCATCGAAACGCTCGGCGAAAAGCGCGACGCGCGCGAGCCTTATCCGGCGGAAGACCCGATGTTTCCGGTCGAGGACCTCTACAGCCTCGTGCCGAGCGACAGCAAGCACCCGATGCAGATGCGCGAGGTGCTGGCTCGGGTTGTGGATGGCAGCAAGTTTCAGGAGTTCAAGGCCAACTACGGCAAGACGCTCATCTGCGGTTTCGCCCGGTTTCATGGCCACCTTGCGGGCGTGTTGGCGAACGACGGAATCCTCTTCAGCGAGTCCGCGCAGAAGGGCGCGCACTTCATCGAGCTTTGCTGCCAACGCCGCATCCCGATTGTGTTTTTGCAGAACATCACCGGGTTTATGGTCGGCAAAAAGTACGAGAACGAAGGCATTGCCAAGCACGGCGCGAAGCTGGTGACGGCGGTCTCAACGGCCAATGTGCCGAAGTTCACGGTCATCATCAACGGGTCGTACGGAGCGGGGAACTACGGGATGTGTGGGCGGGCATATCAGCCTCGCCAACTCTGGATGTGGCCTAACGGGCGCATCAGCGTGATGGGCGGCGAGCAGGCGGCCAACGTGTTGCTGACGGTGAAAATGGATCAAATGGAAGCCAAGGGCGAGAGTATGTCGCCCGACCAACAAGCCGAGTTCCGCGCTCCGACGCTCAAGAAGTACGAGGACGAATCGAGCGCTTACTTTGCGACGGCGCGCCTGTGGGACGACGGCATTATCGACCCCGTGGATACGCGCCGCGTGTTGGCCATGGGCATCGAAGCCGCGCAAAATCTCGAGATTCCCGAAGCGGGATTCAGCATGTACCGGATGTAGCGGCTACTTCAGCTGGACGCAGCGAAAGCCTTCGGCCATCGCCACGCCGAATCGTTTGCCGGTGCTGCGGCCCTGATCGCCGACCGACTGGACGATGCGATCCAATTTCGTGCCGAATTGACTGGCATGGATCGCCAGCAGCTTTTGCTTTTGCGGCCACAACTCGCTGGAGTCGAACCCGTAGTTGGGTGCCATCGTGCTGAACAGCAGGCACCACATCGGACGGCCCGTCGCTCGGGCCGCGGCCATGGAAATCACGCCCGCCCGACGGTGATCGCGGTGGCTCAGGCGCGGTGGGTAATCCGAGTCAAACGCAAGGATGTAGTCCGGCTGCAGTCGCTCAATCGCCTGCTTCACCGCGGCGATGGTGGCGTCGTCCACCGTGATGCGAGCATCGGGCCGGCCCAGGAATTCCACTCCTTGCCCACGCCAGGCTTTGCTGGCGTTCTGCGCTTCGAGGCGGCGGGTTACACGATTCTCCGCGGCGTTGGTCAGCGGGCCGTAGTAACCCTTATCGCCGTCGGAAATGATGACCTGGTGAATCTTGGCCGTCTCGCCGAGTTTGGTGAGGAAACTCCCGATGTAGTATTCCGAGTCGTCGGGGTGAGCCGTAATCAGCAGCACCTTAGTGTCCTTAGCAAACAAGCGATCGACATCCGGCGAGACCGGCGGATTGTTCGCCGGGAGTTTGCGCTTGATCAAGTCAAACTCGTAGGGTTGCCACAAAAACGCGCCGTAAAGGCCCAAGAGAATTCCGCCTAACAGCATGCCCAACCGCCGCCATAACTTGCGGCGTTTCAAGTGCTTTTCGGTGGGCAAGGGGGCGTCCATCAACTCATACTACGCGATCCAAAAAAATCCCCACCCTTGCGGATGGGGAACTTCATCTGTGCTGTTGCTTTTTGTTCGAGAGGAGAGGTCAGTTAAGCTTTGCTTGCATGCGCGGAGTTGCCGGCACGCAGTCGACTTGGGCGAAGCGCGGAGCGAGAAGGTAAATGTTCTCCCCGACTTCTTCCCAGTGGCCTTCTTGGGCGTAGTTCACGCCGGCCATAAAGTCCTTGATCTTTTCGCGGGTGGGGGCATCGGCGGCACACAGATTGAGAATCTGTTGGCGACCTTGCTTCAGTCCGTCCGCCGCGGCCACGGCATCGTTAAACGACACGACTTGGCGACGAACCACAACGGTGTATTGCGGTGCTTCGGTGATGCGAAGTCGGGGAGCGGTGTGAGGCACGTCGTTTTCCTCGATATCTTCTACGACGGAACCGCGGTTAAAAAATGATGAGAATTTAGAGAAAAATCCTGTACGTTCCTCTTCTTCGTCGATGACGTATGCGCGTTCTTCCATGATTGCCATGTCCTTCCTTAGACCCTAACGATCGCCGAAGATTGCTGAACCGACTCGGATGTGTGTAGATCCTTCCTGGATCGCCATCTCGTAGTCTCCACTCATTCCCAAACTCAACCACTTTCCCGGGCACTGTTCAAGGAGTTTTCGCATCTTGCGAAAGTGGTTCCTCATCTGCTCCGGTTCTGCTTGAGCGGGTCCGATGGTCATCAGCCCTCTTAGCCGAACGTGATCGTAAGTTAGCACGGTATTTATAACGGTGTCAAGGGCCTCGGGAAAAATTCCACTTTTTTGTGGCTCTTGAGCGATATTCACCTGCAAAAGCACGTTAGTCGGCTCGTCGCGCTTGGATAATTCTAAGATTTGGGACTCGCTCTCCAGCGAGTGGATCAGCGTACAGACCTCGGCAATTCGGCGAATCTTGTTGCTTTGCGCCTTGCCGATAAAGTGCCATCGGATATCGGCGGGAAGCTGCGCCGCCTTGGGCTCTAGCTCCTGCCAGCGACTCTCGCCAAAATCGCGATGGCCCGCGTCGTACGCCGCTTGGATGGCGGCCACCGGAAACGTCTTGCTCACCGCGATGAGCGTGACATCTGCGGGGTCCCGGCCCACCGACTCGCAGGCTGCCGCCATCCGTTCGTGCGTGGCGCGAAGGCGGGCGGCGATGCTCATGTCGGCTATTGTGACGCGTTCGCCATAATGAGGCGGTGAACTTGGACCGCGAAAACTTTCTCCGCTTAGCCGCGGCGGGCAAGCCGATTCCGCTGGTTCAGGACCTTCTCGCCGATGTCGAAACGCCGCTCAGCGTGTATTGGAAACTGGCGCAGGGCGAGACCCACAGCTTCCTTTTGGAATCGGTCACCGGCGGCGAACAGGTGAGCCGCTACTCCATGATCGGCGTCGCGCCGAAGGCCGTGGCGCGAGTGCGCGGCGGTCAGGCCCGCATCGAAGGCGGGTCATCGGAGACCCTCCCCGAGGGTCAGGACCCGTTGCACTTTCTGAAGCAGCATCTCGGCGAGAGCGTGGAGCATGTGCCGGGTCTGCCCAAGTTTGTCGGTGGTGCGGTGGGTGTGCTCAGCTACGACTTTGTGCGGTACCTGGAAGACCTTGGCCCCGGCCCGACCGACGATCTCAATCTTGACGATCTCGCGATGATGCTCACCTCGCAGGTGGTGGTGTTCGATCACGCCAAGAACCTCATCCGCGTGATCGTGCTGGCCGACCCTACCGCCGAGGGCTACGAGACAGCCACGGCCCAGATTCAGAGCATCGAAGCCAAGCTCGCGCAACCGTTGCCGCCGCTGCCGGAGGGTCGCTACCCCTCGCATCCGGTCGAAAGCAACGTGCAGCAGGCCGACTTTGAGGCCGCGGTCCGCACGATCAAGGAGTACATTGCCGCGGGCGACGGCGTGCAAATGGTGCCCAGCCAGCGCTTGCGGACAAAGCTGGATGCTCACCCGCTCACGGCCTATCGCGCGCTCCGTAGCCTCAATCCCTCGCCGTACATGTTCCTCATGCGGTTTGGCGACTTCGACCTGGTCGGAGCGTCGCCCGAAATCTTGGTGAGTCTCAACGGCGACGAAGCTCGAGTACGGCCCATCGCCGGGACGCGGTGGCGAGGGGCGAGCGAAGCCGAAGATGATCGCCTGGCCGAAGAACTTCTCGCCGACGAAAAAGAGCGCGCCGAGCACGTGATGCTCATTGACCTGGGCCGGAACGACCTGGGCCGAGTGTGCGTGCCCGGGACGGTGCGTCCGCACGACCTCATGGTCATCGAGCGGTACAGCCACGTGATGCACATCGTCAGCGACGTCCGGGGGCAATTGCAACCGGGGCTCGACGCATTCGATCTTGTGCGCGCGACGTTCCCGGCGGGCACGGTTTCGGGCGCGCCCAAGGTGCGCGCCAT
The window above is part of the Chthonomonas sp. genome. Proteins encoded here:
- the carA gene encoding glutamine-hydrolyzing carbamoyl-phosphate synthase small subunit, producing the protein MKAYLVLGTGEVFEGVSFGGQQETVGEVVFNTGMTGYQEILTDPSYAGQIVNFTYPLIGNYGINEDDFESDRLQPSGVIVREICEQPSNWRSNKSMSTLMAERNLTGIAGIDTRAITLAIRERGATMGMITPEPEGAVARLQGAQAYQDREYVRTVTTKVPYSWGSVGRESISEWQEGPAKARIIAIDCGLKYNILRRFAALGVKTLVVPALTPADEILEWNPDAVLLSPGPGDPARLNDVIETVRSLIGRKPLFGICLGNQLLCHAVGGSTYKMKFGHRGSNHPVKDLLDGTVTITSQNHGFAVDPDSLAGTGAEITQVNLNDGTVEGIRLVNERASSIQYHPEAAPGPWDSRKYFQQFIDSIG
- the hrcA gene encoding heat-inducible transcription repressor HrcA, with product MDELSPRKKMILGAVVVEYIDSTEPVASETVLNKYNLNVSSATVRNEFADLSELGYLAKPHTSAGRIPSDRGYRYFVDFMRQPQDVGADDHAKMRKVTRDGDVLQTVLRDTIRLLSRSTMLLSGATISRNTKIKVRHAVISALGPGSALLVLMLSNGHVENRMVELPAGTTLEQIGECNHLVSELVSGKTLREVMALKSAAPGVGPLATVLSQIRTIAKDLTKGALLTEGSEFLMGQPELQRDERLFPLLVQALQDDEGFYQQLGDSAHEVTIGSENADQRLQPFTIIRRSFFVGDDEAGTVAVVGPTRLNYNRNLSYVEFTARAISDMLNRIR
- a CDS encoding DUF1211 domain-containing protein, whose translation is MTKTRLEAFSDGVLAIVITIMVLELKEPGGAELKDLSHSLPTLFSYLLGFIYVGIYWNNHHHLMQAVKSVNGRVLWANMHLLFWLSLFPFMTAWVNAEGLNHRGPVIAYGMVLLMAGVAYWILTHALICHHGRGSVLHEAIGDDVKGRVSLLIYAVGIGASVWQPIVGIALYIGVALMWLVPDRRLERALHDATGKD
- a CDS encoding methylcrotonoyl-CoA carboxylase — its product is MEPISSQVNLNDEDFRVNRERMDAIMAEYRQRMARAMAGGGEEALAKHKKRGKLTARERIERLLDEGASFLEFSTLAAEDMYGGDAPGAGVVTGIARVHGRECVVVANDATVKGGTYFPMTVKKHLRAQEIALENHLPCIYLVDSGGAFLPLQSEVFPDRDHFGRIFYNQAQMAARKIPQIAAVMGSCTAGGAYVPAMSDETVIVRGQGTIFLGGPPLVKAATGEVVSAEDLGGAVVHTGVSGVADHLAEDDEHALEIIRNIIETLGEKRDAREPYPAEDPMFPVEDLYSLVPSDSKHPMQMREVLARVVDGSKFQEFKANYGKTLICGFARFHGHLAGVLANDGILFSESAQKGAHFIELCCQRRIPIVFLQNITGFMVGKKYENEGIAKHGAKLVTAVSTANVPKFTVIINGSYGAGNYGMCGRAYQPRQLWMWPNGRISVMGGEQAANVLLTVKMDQMEAKGESMSPDQQAEFRAPTLKKYEDESSAYFATARLWDDGIIDPVDTRRVLAMGIEAAQNLEIPEAGFSMYRM
- a CDS encoding PIG-L family deacetylase translates to MDAPLPTEKHLKRRKLWRRLGMLLGGILLGLYGAFLWQPYEFDLIKRKLPANNPPVSPDVDRLFAKDTKVLLITAHPDDSEYYIGSFLTKLGETAKIHQVIISDGDKGYYGPLTNAAENRVTRRLEAQNASKAWRGQGVEFLGRPDARITVDDATIAAVKQAIERLQPDYILAFDSDYPPRLSHRDHRRAGVISMAAARATGRPMWCLLFSTMAPNYGFDSSELWPQKQKLLAIHASQFGTKLDRIVQSVGDQGRSTGKRFGVAMAEGFRCVQLK
- a CDS encoding cell division protein SepF; the protein is MEERAYVIDEEEERTGFFSKFSSFFNRGSVVEDIEENDVPHTAPRLRITEAPQYTVVVRRQVVSFNDAVAAADGLKQGRQQILNLCAADAPTREKIKDFMAGVNYAQEGHWEEVGENIYLLAPRFAQVDCVPATPRMQAKLN
- a CDS encoding YggS family pyridoxal phosphate-dependent enzyme; the encoded protein is MSIAARLRATHERMAAACESVGRDPADVTLIAVSKTFPVAAIQAAYDAGHRDFGESRWQELEPKAAQLPADIRWHFIGKAQSNKIRRIAEVCTLIHSLESESQILELSKRDEPTNVLLQVNIAQEPQKSGIFPEALDTVINTVLTYDHVRLRGLMTIGPAQAEPEQMRNHFRKMRKLLEQCPGKWLSLGMSGDYEMAIQEGSTHIRVGSAIFGDR
- the trpE gene encoding anthranilate synthase component I; translated protein: MNLDRENFLRLAAAGKPIPLVQDLLADVETPLSVYWKLAQGETHSFLLESVTGGEQVSRYSMIGVAPKAVARVRGGQARIEGGSSETLPEGQDPLHFLKQHLGESVEHVPGLPKFVGGAVGVLSYDFVRYLEDLGPGPTDDLNLDDLAMMLTSQVVVFDHAKNLIRVIVLADPTAEGYETATAQIQSIEAKLAQPLPPLPEGRYPSHPVESNVQQADFEAAVRTIKEYIAAGDGVQMVPSQRLRTKLDAHPLTAYRALRSLNPSPYMFLMRFGDFDLVGASPEILVSLNGDEARVRPIAGTRWRGASEAEDDRLAEELLADEKERAEHVMLIDLGRNDLGRVCVPGTVRPHDLMVIERYSHVMHIVSDVRGQLQPGLDAFDLVRATFPAGTVSGAPKVRAMQIIDELEPNRRGLYAGAAGVFSRSGEVDLAIILRTIVIKDGYAYVQAGAGVVYDSDPTKEYEETLNKARASLRAIELAQAGLQKS